One stretch of Flavobacterium sp. 9 DNA includes these proteins:
- a CDS encoding L-serine ammonia-lyase, with protein MEECISVFDMLKIGVGPSSSHTLGPWRAAERFLEELKDESILDQIKRVKVDLYGSLSLTGKGHATDLSVMLGLSGQDPEYIPVDNIAGIIKTIEDTNEIILANEFKVPFYFLQDIVFNKEFLPFHANGLKFTAYKEDDSEYESTFYSIGGGFVVKEERTNAKIKEEIKCAFPFPIQNAVELLNYTISENKSISEIVYENEKSMRPEVEIHSELMRIWNTMLECMYIGCHTGGILPGGLNVRRRAFDMHQNLIGLSNYSNPQTWLEEIRKTEVKFRQILKWVSCFALAVNEVNASLGRVVTAPTNGSAGVIPAVLMYYLVIENHNAGEKEIKQFLMVAGEIGSIFKKGSTISAAMGGCQAEIGVSSSMAAAALCELMGGTPAQVLMAAEIAMEHHLGLTCDPIGGLVQIPCIERNTMGAIKAINAAELALETDSKNAKVPLDKVINTMWQTAKDMNSKYKETSEGGLAIAVNMADC; from the coding sequence ATGGAAGAATGTATCTCTGTTTTTGATATGCTTAAAATTGGTGTTGGTCCCTCAAGTTCACATACTTTAGGGCCTTGGAGAGCCGCAGAACGTTTTTTGGAAGAGCTGAAAGACGAGTCAATTTTAGACCAGATTAAACGAGTAAAAGTCGATTTGTACGGATCACTTTCTTTAACGGGAAAAGGTCACGCAACTGATTTATCGGTTATGTTGGGTTTAAGCGGGCAAGATCCCGAATATATTCCTGTTGATAATATCGCCGGAATTATCAAAACGATCGAAGATACAAACGAAATTATTCTGGCTAACGAATTCAAAGTTCCGTTTTACTTTCTTCAGGATATTGTCTTCAATAAAGAGTTTCTTCCCTTTCATGCAAATGGACTAAAATTTACAGCTTATAAAGAAGATGATTCTGAATATGAGTCAACTTTTTATTCGATTGGTGGAGGTTTTGTTGTGAAAGAAGAACGCACAAATGCCAAAATCAAAGAGGAAATAAAATGTGCTTTCCCATTCCCGATTCAAAATGCTGTTGAGCTTTTAAATTATACGATTTCAGAAAACAAATCGATCTCAGAAATTGTTTATGAAAACGAGAAATCGATGCGTCCGGAAGTCGAAATTCACTCAGAATTAATGCGTATCTGGAACACGATGTTAGAATGTATGTACATTGGTTGTCATACCGGAGGAATTCTTCCCGGCGGATTAAACGTTCGCAGAAGAGCTTTTGATATGCACCAAAATCTTATAGGTTTATCAAACTATTCGAACCCGCAAACGTGGCTGGAAGAAATTAGAAAAACCGAAGTAAAATTTCGCCAGATTCTAAAATGGGTAAGCTGTTTTGCACTTGCCGTGAATGAAGTAAACGCTTCTTTGGGTCGTGTTGTTACGGCACCTACAAACGGAAGCGCTGGTGTAATTCCTGCCGTTTTAATGTATTATTTGGTAATCGAAAACCATAATGCAGGCGAAAAAGAAATCAAACAATTCCTGATGGTTGCCGGAGAAATAGGAAGTATTTTCAAAAAAGGATCTACAATTTCTGCTGCAATGGGCGGTTGTCAGGCCGAAATTGGTGTTTCGTCATCAATGGCTGCCGCAGCACTTTGCGAATTAATGGGTGGAACTCCTGCTCAGGTTTTAATGGCTGCCGAAATCGCAATGGAACATCACCTTGGTTTAACTTGTGATCCAATTGGTGGTTTGGTTCAGATTCCGTGTATCGAAAGAAATACAATGGGCGCAATAAAAGCAATAAATGCTGCCGAATTAGCGCTTGAAACTGATTCTAAAAATGCAAAAGTACCTTTGGACAAAGTAATTAATACAATGTGGCAAACGGCAAAAGACATGAATTCTAAATACAAAGAAACCTCTGAAGGCGGATTGGCAATTGCTGTAAACATGGCGGATTGTTAA
- the panB gene encoding 3-methyl-2-oxobutanoate hydroxymethyltransferase produces MSVAKKDYKRITTKSLIEMKSNGEKISMLTAYDYTMAKIVDTAGIDVILVGDSASNVMAGHETTLPITLDQMIYHASSVVRAVERALVVVDLPFGSYQSDPKEALRSAIRIMKESGGHAVKLEGGKEIKESIKKILNAGIPVMGHLGLTPQSIYKFGTYSVRAKEDQEAEKLIEDAKLLEKVGCFAVVLEKIPAHLAEQVAKSISIPVIGIGAGGGVDGQVLVIHDMLGMNNEFSPRFLRRYLNLYEEMTKAIGQYAADVKSRDFPNSGEQY; encoded by the coding sequence ATGTCAGTAGCAAAAAAAGATTATAAAAGAATCACAACAAAGTCATTAATCGAAATGAAAAGTAACGGAGAAAAAATCTCTATGTTAACAGCTTACGATTATACAATGGCAAAAATTGTTGATACCGCAGGAATCGATGTGATTTTGGTGGGAGATTCAGCATCAAATGTTATGGCGGGTCACGAAACGACGTTGCCAATTACTTTAGATCAAATGATTTATCACGCTTCTTCTGTAGTTCGCGCTGTCGAAAGAGCCTTAGTTGTGGTAGATTTACCTTTTGGAAGTTACCAATCTGATCCAAAAGAAGCTTTGCGTTCTGCAATTAGAATCATGAAAGAAAGTGGCGGTCACGCTGTGAAACTTGAAGGAGGAAAAGAAATTAAAGAATCAATCAAAAAAATATTAAACGCAGGAATTCCAGTTATGGGGCATTTGGGTTTAACTCCGCAATCTATCTATAAATTTGGTACTTACAGCGTTCGTGCAAAAGAAGATCAGGAAGCCGAAAAATTAATCGAAGACGCCAAATTACTAGAAAAAGTAGGTTGTTTTGCAGTTGTTTTAGAAAAAATCCCTGCTCATCTTGCTGAACAAGTTGCTAAAAGTATTTCGATTCCGGTTATTGGAATTGGTGCCGGAGGTGGCGTTGACGGACAAGTTTTGGTTATTCACGATATGTTAGGAATGAATAATGAATTCAGTCCGCGTTTCTTACGTCGTTATTTAAACTTATACGAAGAAATGACAAAAGCAATTGGTCAATATGCAGCGGATGTGAAATCTCGTGATTTCCCGAATTCTGGGGAACAATATTAG
- a CDS encoding RluA family pseudouridine synthase, with protein MKIISDKNNLQVLHEDNHIIVVNKRVGDIVQGDKTGDKPLSDVVKEYIKDKYNKPGDVFLGVIHRLDRPTTGIVVFARTSKALTRMNEMFSNRETQKTYWAVVKNKPQETKAKLVHYLKRNEKNNTSKAHLKEVPDSKIASLDYTVFKELQNYVALEINLHTGRHHQIRAQLAAIGSPIKGDLKYGFDRSNPDGGIHLHARKLVFVHPVSKENITIVAPTPDETIWNAI; from the coding sequence ATGAAAATAATTTCAGATAAAAACAATCTTCAGGTATTGCACGAAGACAATCACATTATTGTGGTTAACAAACGCGTAGGCGATATTGTACAAGGTGATAAAACCGGAGATAAACCATTATCTGATGTTGTAAAAGAATACATTAAAGACAAATACAATAAACCTGGCGATGTTTTTCTGGGTGTGATTCATCGTTTAGACAGACCTACAACCGGAATTGTTGTTTTTGCCAGAACCAGTAAAGCATTAACACGCATGAACGAAATGTTCAGCAATCGTGAAACTCAAAAAACGTATTGGGCAGTTGTTAAAAATAAACCTCAGGAAACAAAGGCTAAATTGGTTCATTATCTCAAGAGAAATGAGAAAAACAATACTTCAAAAGCACATTTAAAAGAAGTTCCTGATAGTAAAATTGCCAGTTTGGATTATACTGTTTTCAAAGAACTTCAAAATTATGTGGCATTAGAAATTAATTTACATACAGGTCGTCATCACCAAATTAGAGCTCAATTGGCTGCAATTGGATCTCCAATTAAAGGAGATTTAAAATATGGTTTTGACCGAAGCAATCCTGATGGAGGAATCCATCTTCATGCCAGAAAGTTAGTTTTTGTGCATCCGGTTTCTAAAGAAAACATTACAATCGTTGCTCCTACTCCAGATGAAACAATTTGGAATGCGATATGA